The Toxorhynchites rutilus septentrionalis strain SRP chromosome 3, ASM2978413v1, whole genome shotgun sequence genome includes a region encoding these proteins:
- the LOC129774578 gene encoding mitochondrial ribonuclease P catalytic subunit: MFSFLFGKVPQRKMIFRYRFPQLAQIILETTRYYSSAHRKLQMVRQPYDQLKDLKEKLSKNSTPSSVEWNEIRKSLIDERRFTSSNIDSTILGLCETLESGKSYLNFLRSKEVRLNLAVIGRLLRLYRCKSNLSEQEQQEILDIYTEMRENHSVLDANTCEHLVVALTLTNRWRLSFELLDMIKLTGIPNSVAYSCIIAKCFNDGEPETGWKMLEELATNKRYPSDDVFMAWIDYSMKDGKTFQSNLLKMLAFTNDKGLFVSKQVGNALLQLPVTVGIHGMECRITDKGKCSHCKSSLASIAVPEESFRALKDAFLQSVIVKKEIFNKTTPEELKRFQHFVKQTKPYDVVIDGLNVAFSTGNQKSPATYAMQLASVVRHYVQRNKRVMVIGRQHMNRWKSKDMKYIREKSYLFLTEDLSQDDPFLLYAALESGPDTDFFSRDLMRKHSFLLGEELSTVFKRWQQQHQYSLLSVTPEGRVLVKAPFQFELFAHSVPDDPKRWHVPLVDDSFRVPKMEKQAKWVCLKFD, translated from the exons ATGTTTTCGTTTCTGTTCGGCAAAGTTCCTCAAAGAAAAATGATATTTCGCTATCGATTCCCTCAGCTTGCACAGATCATATTGGAAACCACTCGTTACTATTCCAGTGctcaccgaaaattgcaaatGGTAAGACAACCATACGACCAGCTTAAGGACCTGAAGGAaaagctttcaaaaaattcgacTCCGTCGTCTGTTGAATGGAATGAGATTCGAAAAAGCCTGATAGACGAACGACGATTCACGTCGTCAAACATCGATAGTACAATTCTTGGGCTCTGCGAGACACTGGAGAGTGGAAAATCGTATCTAAACTTCCTACGTTCCAAAGAGGTACGTCTCAATCTTGCGGTTATTGGCAGATTGCTTAGGCTGTACCGTTGCAAGAGTAATTTGAGTGAGCAGGAGCAGCAAGAAATTTTGGATATCTATACAGAAATGAGGGAGAATCATTCTGTTCTAGACGCCAACACATGTGAGCATTTAGTGGTAGCTCTGACACTGACCAACCGTTGGCGTTTgtcatttgaactactggataTGATTAAATTAACTGGAATACCCAACAGTGTGGCGTATAGTTGCATAATTGCAAAGTGCTTCAACGATGGAGAGCCGGAGACAGGTTGGAAAATGTTAGAGGAACTAGCAACAAATAAGAGATATCCTAGTGACGATGTGTTCATGGCTTGGATCGATTACAGCATGAAGGATGGAAAAACGTTT CAATCCAATCTCCTGAAAATGCTAGCGTTCACTAATGACAAGGGATTATTTGTATCGAAACAAGTTGGGAATGCATTGCTGCAACTTCCTGTCACCGTGGGCATTCACGGGATGGAATGTCGCATTACTGATAAAGGAAAGTGTTCCCATTGTAAGTCTTCGTTAGCAAGTATAGCTGTCCCAGAAGAATCCTTCCGAGCGCTCAAAGATGCTTTCCTACAATCAGTGATAGTGAAAAAGGAGATCTTCAACAAAACTACACCCGAAGAGCTGAAACGTTTTCAACATTTCGTTAAGCAAACGAAACCGTACGATGTGGTCATCGATGGTTTAAATGTGGCATTTTCCACTGGAAACCAGAAATCTCCAGCCACTTACGCGATGCAGCTTGCATCCGTTGTGCGTCACTATGTGCAACGCAACAAACGTGTGATGGTTATTGGCCGGCAGCACATGAATCGATGGAAATCCAAGGACATGAAATACATCAGAGAGAAGAGCTATCTGTTTCTGACCGAGGACCTATCTCAGGACGATCCGTTTCTATTGTATGCTGCGCTGGAAAGTGGacccgatacagattttttctcaCGCGATCTGATGCGGAAGCATTCGTTTCTGCTGGGAGAGGAGCTGAGTACGGTATTCAAACggtggcagcagcagcatcagtacTCGTTACTCTCGGTTACTCCCGAGGGAAGGGTTCTCGTGAAGGCGCCGTTCCAGTTCGAGTTGTTTGCTCACAGCGTGCCGGATGATCCAAAGCGGTGGCACGTTCCTCTGGTGGACGATAGCTTTAGGGTTCCCAAGATGGAGAAGCAAGCGAAATGGGTTTGTTTGaagtttgattga